In Leopardus geoffroyi isolate Oge1 chromosome D1, O.geoffroyi_Oge1_pat1.0, whole genome shotgun sequence, a single window of DNA contains:
- the TMPRSS5 gene encoding transmembrane protease serine 5 isoform X1: protein MDAIQGIDDDVASQPARNWGSSLMPDGQAHMEPQYAEEGPGPGIFRAEPGDPLRRPEAQQQPTSQAGRWCPRRRGCVALGALALLAGASVGSWLLVLYLWPAASQPSPGNLQDEEMPLSCSEASGEEALLPSLPRTVSFRINPEGFLLAVQVRARPDWLLVCHEGWSSALGLRICQSLGHLRLTHYKGVNLSDIQLNSSQGFAQLSPGLGGFLEEVWQPRDSCASGQIVSLRCSECGTRPLASRIVGGQAVAPGRWPWQASVALGSRHTCGGSVLAPRWVMTAAHCMHSFRLSRLSSWRVYTGLVSHSAVRPHQGAVVERIIPHPLYSTQNHDYDVALLQLRTPLNFSDTVGAVCLPAEKQDFPRGSQCWVSGWGHTDPSHTHNSDTLQDTVVPLLGTRLCNSSCMYSGALTPRMLCAGYVDGRADACQGDSGGPLVCLDGGTWHLVGVVSWGRGCAEPNHPGVYAKVAEFLDWIHDTARECLRDVTPGGRQGGCICWLSACPMLPHRWEGQEWAQCKLESSEESGHLSEVMLLRWLVDFACEFIFPWDVRILA from the exons agcctgatgccggaTGGCCAAGCCCACATGGAGCCTCAGTATGCAGAGGAGGGTCCAGGACCTGGGATCttcagagcagagccaggagaCCCACTGAGGAGGCCTGAGGCCCAGCAGCAGCCCA CCTCTCAGGCGGGGCGCTGGTGCCCAAGGCGGCGTGGCTGCGTGGCGCTGGGCGCCCTGGCGCTGCTGGCTGGTGCGAGCGTCGGCTCATGGCTTCTCG TGCTGTATCTGTGGCCAGCCGCCTCTCAGCCATCTCCCGGGAACTTGCAGGATGAGGAGATGCCTTTGAGCTGCTCAGAGGCCAGTGGTGAGGAAGCCCTGCTCCCTTCGCTTCCCAGAACAG TATCTTTCAGAATCAACCCTGAGGGCTTCTTGCTGGCAGTACAGGTGAGGGCTCGGCCAGACTGGCTCCTGGTCTGCCACGAGGGCTGGAGCTCTGCCCTGGGGCTGCGGATCTGCCAGAGCCTGGGACATCTCAG ACTCACTCACTACAAGGGAGTGAACCTGTCTGACATCCAGCTCAACAGCTCCCAGGGGTTTGCTCAGCTCTCTCCAGGActgggaggcttcctggaggaggtgtggcAGCCCAG GGACAGCTGCGCTTCTGGTCAAATCGTTTCCCTCAGATGCTCTG AGTGTGGGACGAGGCCCCTGGCTTCCCGGATAGTTGGCGGGCAGGCCGTGGCTCCCGGGCGCTGGCCCTGGCAGGCCAGTGTGGCCCTGGGCTCCCGGCACAcgtgtgggggctctgtgctggccccACGCTGGGTGATGACGGCCGCACACTGCATGCACAG TTTTAGGCTGTCCCGGCTGTCCAGCTGGCGGGTGTACACGGGGCTGGTGAGCCACAGTGCCGTCAGGCCTCACCAGGGGGCTGTGGTGGAGAGGATCATCCCTCACCCCCTCTACAGCACCCAGAATCACGACTACGACGTCGCTCTCCTCCAGCTCCGGACACCGCTCAACTTCTCAG ACACCGTGGGTGCTGTGTGCCTGCCAGCTGAGAAGCAAGATTTCCCAAGGGGCTCACAGTGCTGGGTGTCTGGCTGGGGCCACACCGACCCCAGCCACA CCCACAACTCAGACACGCTGCAGGACACGGTGGTGCCCCTGCTGGGCACCCGGCTCTGCAACAGCTCCTGCATGTACAGCGGGGCCCTTACCCCCCGCATGCTGTGTGCCGGCTACGTGGACGGGAGGGCCGACGCGTGCCAG GGTGACAGCGGGGGCCCCCTGGTGTGCCTGGACGGGGGCACGTGGCACTTGGTGGGGGTGGTCAGCTGGGGCCGCGGCTGTGCGGAGCCCAATCATCCTGGCGTCTACGCCAAGGTTGCCGAGTTCCTGGACTGGATCCATGACACTGCGAGG GAGTGCCTGAGGGATGTCACacctggtgggaggcaggggggctGTATTTGCTGGCTATCAGCTTGCCCTATGCTCCCTCATCGATGGGAAGGGCAGGAATGGGCCCAGTGCAAGCTGGAGAGCAGTGAGGAATCAGGGCACCTCTCAGAGG
- the TMPRSS5 gene encoding transmembrane protease serine 5 isoform X3, translated as MDAIQGIDDDVASQPARNWGSSLMPDGQAHMEPQYAEEGPGPGIFRAEPGDPLRRPEAQQQPTSQAGRWCPRRRGCVALGALALLAGASVGSWLLVLYLWPAASQPSPGNLQDEEMPLSCSEASGEEALLPSLPRTVSFRINPEGFLLAVQVRARPDWLLVCHEGWSSALGLRICQSLGHLRLTHYKGVNLSDIQLNSSQGFAQLSPGLGGFLEEVWQPRDSCASGQIVSLRCSECGTRPLASRIVGGQAVAPGRWPWQASVALGSRHTCGGSVLAPRWVMTAAHCMHSFRLSRLSSWRVYTGLVSHSAVRPHQGAVVERIIPHPLYSTQNHDYDVALLQLRTPLNFSDTVGAVCLPAEKQDFPRGSQCWVSGWGHTDPSHTHNSDTLQDTVVPLLGTRLCNSSCMYSGALTPRMLCAGYVDGRADACQGDSGGPLVCLDGGTWHLVGVVSWGRGCAEPNHPGVYAKVAEFLDWIHDTARRRGYIGGHSQKLVISKPRGEFSREPDRDGTLILDFQAPELRGN; from the exons agcctgatgccggaTGGCCAAGCCCACATGGAGCCTCAGTATGCAGAGGAGGGTCCAGGACCTGGGATCttcagagcagagccaggagaCCCACTGAGGAGGCCTGAGGCCCAGCAGCAGCCCA CCTCTCAGGCGGGGCGCTGGTGCCCAAGGCGGCGTGGCTGCGTGGCGCTGGGCGCCCTGGCGCTGCTGGCTGGTGCGAGCGTCGGCTCATGGCTTCTCG TGCTGTATCTGTGGCCAGCCGCCTCTCAGCCATCTCCCGGGAACTTGCAGGATGAGGAGATGCCTTTGAGCTGCTCAGAGGCCAGTGGTGAGGAAGCCCTGCTCCCTTCGCTTCCCAGAACAG TATCTTTCAGAATCAACCCTGAGGGCTTCTTGCTGGCAGTACAGGTGAGGGCTCGGCCAGACTGGCTCCTGGTCTGCCACGAGGGCTGGAGCTCTGCCCTGGGGCTGCGGATCTGCCAGAGCCTGGGACATCTCAG ACTCACTCACTACAAGGGAGTGAACCTGTCTGACATCCAGCTCAACAGCTCCCAGGGGTTTGCTCAGCTCTCTCCAGGActgggaggcttcctggaggaggtgtggcAGCCCAG GGACAGCTGCGCTTCTGGTCAAATCGTTTCCCTCAGATGCTCTG AGTGTGGGACGAGGCCCCTGGCTTCCCGGATAGTTGGCGGGCAGGCCGTGGCTCCCGGGCGCTGGCCCTGGCAGGCCAGTGTGGCCCTGGGCTCCCGGCACAcgtgtgggggctctgtgctggccccACGCTGGGTGATGACGGCCGCACACTGCATGCACAG TTTTAGGCTGTCCCGGCTGTCCAGCTGGCGGGTGTACACGGGGCTGGTGAGCCACAGTGCCGTCAGGCCTCACCAGGGGGCTGTGGTGGAGAGGATCATCCCTCACCCCCTCTACAGCACCCAGAATCACGACTACGACGTCGCTCTCCTCCAGCTCCGGACACCGCTCAACTTCTCAG ACACCGTGGGTGCTGTGTGCCTGCCAGCTGAGAAGCAAGATTTCCCAAGGGGCTCACAGTGCTGGGTGTCTGGCTGGGGCCACACCGACCCCAGCCACA CCCACAACTCAGACACGCTGCAGGACACGGTGGTGCCCCTGCTGGGCACCCGGCTCTGCAACAGCTCCTGCATGTACAGCGGGGCCCTTACCCCCCGCATGCTGTGTGCCGGCTACGTGGACGGGAGGGCCGACGCGTGCCAG GGTGACAGCGGGGGCCCCCTGGTGTGCCTGGACGGGGGCACGTGGCACTTGGTGGGGGTGGTCAGCTGGGGCCGCGGCTGTGCGGAGCCCAATCATCCTGGCGTCTACGCCAAGGTTGCCGAGTTCCTGGACTGGATCCATGACACTGCGAGG AGAAGAGGCTATATAGGAGGACACAGTCAGAAGTTGGTCATCAGCAAGCCAAGAGGGGAGTTCTCACGAGAACCTGACCGtgatggcaccttgatcttggacttccaggctccagaact acgaggaaattga
- the TMPRSS5 gene encoding transmembrane protease serine 5 isoform X2 yields MDAIQGIDDDVASQPARNWGSSLMPDGQAHMEPQYAEEGPGPGIFRAEPGDPLRRPEAQQQPTSQAGRWCPRRRGCVALGALALLAGASVGSWLLVLYLWPAASQPSPGNLQDEEMPLSCSEASGEEALLPSLPRTVSFRINPEGFLLAVQVRARPDWLLVCHEGWSSALGLRICQSLGHLRLTHYKGVNLSDIQLNSSQGFAQLSPGLGGFLEEVWQPRDSCASGQIVSLRCSECGTRPLASRIVGGQAVAPGRWPWQASVALGSRHTCGGSVLAPRWVMTAAHCMHSFRLSRLSSWRVYTGLVSHSAVRPHQGAVVERIIPHPLYSTQNHDYDVALLQLRTPLNFSDTVGAVCLPAEKQDFPRGSQCWVSGWGHTDPSHTHNSDTLQDTVVPLLGTRLCNSSCMYSGALTPRMLCAGYVDGRADACQGDSGGPLVCLDGGTWHLVGVVSWGRGCAEPNHPGVYAKVAEFLDWIHDTARRRGYIGGHSQKLVISKPRGEFSREPDRDGTLILDFQAPELDASQVAGGFCL; encoded by the exons agcctgatgccggaTGGCCAAGCCCACATGGAGCCTCAGTATGCAGAGGAGGGTCCAGGACCTGGGATCttcagagcagagccaggagaCCCACTGAGGAGGCCTGAGGCCCAGCAGCAGCCCA CCTCTCAGGCGGGGCGCTGGTGCCCAAGGCGGCGTGGCTGCGTGGCGCTGGGCGCCCTGGCGCTGCTGGCTGGTGCGAGCGTCGGCTCATGGCTTCTCG TGCTGTATCTGTGGCCAGCCGCCTCTCAGCCATCTCCCGGGAACTTGCAGGATGAGGAGATGCCTTTGAGCTGCTCAGAGGCCAGTGGTGAGGAAGCCCTGCTCCCTTCGCTTCCCAGAACAG TATCTTTCAGAATCAACCCTGAGGGCTTCTTGCTGGCAGTACAGGTGAGGGCTCGGCCAGACTGGCTCCTGGTCTGCCACGAGGGCTGGAGCTCTGCCCTGGGGCTGCGGATCTGCCAGAGCCTGGGACATCTCAG ACTCACTCACTACAAGGGAGTGAACCTGTCTGACATCCAGCTCAACAGCTCCCAGGGGTTTGCTCAGCTCTCTCCAGGActgggaggcttcctggaggaggtgtggcAGCCCAG GGACAGCTGCGCTTCTGGTCAAATCGTTTCCCTCAGATGCTCTG AGTGTGGGACGAGGCCCCTGGCTTCCCGGATAGTTGGCGGGCAGGCCGTGGCTCCCGGGCGCTGGCCCTGGCAGGCCAGTGTGGCCCTGGGCTCCCGGCACAcgtgtgggggctctgtgctggccccACGCTGGGTGATGACGGCCGCACACTGCATGCACAG TTTTAGGCTGTCCCGGCTGTCCAGCTGGCGGGTGTACACGGGGCTGGTGAGCCACAGTGCCGTCAGGCCTCACCAGGGGGCTGTGGTGGAGAGGATCATCCCTCACCCCCTCTACAGCACCCAGAATCACGACTACGACGTCGCTCTCCTCCAGCTCCGGACACCGCTCAACTTCTCAG ACACCGTGGGTGCTGTGTGCCTGCCAGCTGAGAAGCAAGATTTCCCAAGGGGCTCACAGTGCTGGGTGTCTGGCTGGGGCCACACCGACCCCAGCCACA CCCACAACTCAGACACGCTGCAGGACACGGTGGTGCCCCTGCTGGGCACCCGGCTCTGCAACAGCTCCTGCATGTACAGCGGGGCCCTTACCCCCCGCATGCTGTGTGCCGGCTACGTGGACGGGAGGGCCGACGCGTGCCAG GGTGACAGCGGGGGCCCCCTGGTGTGCCTGGACGGGGGCACGTGGCACTTGGTGGGGGTGGTCAGCTGGGGCCGCGGCTGTGCGGAGCCCAATCATCCTGGCGTCTACGCCAAGGTTGCCGAGTTCCTGGACTGGATCCATGACACTGCGAGG AGAAGAGGCTATATAGGAGGACACAGTCAGAAGTTGGTCATCAGCAAGCCAAGAGGGGAGTTCTCACGAGAACCTGACCGtgatggcaccttgatcttggacttccaggctccagaact
- the TMPRSS5 gene encoding transmembrane protease serine 5 isoform X5: MDAIQGIDDDVASQPARNWGSSLMPDGQAHMEPQYAEEGPGPGIFRAEPGDPLRRPEAQQQPTSQAGRWCPRRRGCVALGALALLAGASVGSWLLVLYLWPAASQPSPGNLQDEEMPLSCSEASGEEALLPSLPRTVSFRINPEGFLLAVQVRARPDWLLVCHEGWSSALGLRICQSLGHLRLTHYKGVNLSDIQLNSSQGFAQLSPGLGGFLEEVWQPRDSCASGQIVSLRCSECGTRPLASRIVGGQAVAPGRWPWQASVALGSRHTCGGSVLAPRWVMTAAHCMHSFRLSRLSSWRVYTGLVSHSAVRPHQGAVVERIIPHPLYSTQNHDYDVALLQLRTPLNFSDTVGAVCLPAEKQDFPRGSQCWVSGWGHTDPSHTHNSDTLQDTVVPLLGTRLCNSSCMYSGALTPRMLCAGYVDGRADACQGDSGGPLVCLDGGTWHLVGVVSWGRGCAEPNHPGVYAKVAEFLDWIHDTARHREEAI; encoded by the exons agcctgatgccggaTGGCCAAGCCCACATGGAGCCTCAGTATGCAGAGGAGGGTCCAGGACCTGGGATCttcagagcagagccaggagaCCCACTGAGGAGGCCTGAGGCCCAGCAGCAGCCCA CCTCTCAGGCGGGGCGCTGGTGCCCAAGGCGGCGTGGCTGCGTGGCGCTGGGCGCCCTGGCGCTGCTGGCTGGTGCGAGCGTCGGCTCATGGCTTCTCG TGCTGTATCTGTGGCCAGCCGCCTCTCAGCCATCTCCCGGGAACTTGCAGGATGAGGAGATGCCTTTGAGCTGCTCAGAGGCCAGTGGTGAGGAAGCCCTGCTCCCTTCGCTTCCCAGAACAG TATCTTTCAGAATCAACCCTGAGGGCTTCTTGCTGGCAGTACAGGTGAGGGCTCGGCCAGACTGGCTCCTGGTCTGCCACGAGGGCTGGAGCTCTGCCCTGGGGCTGCGGATCTGCCAGAGCCTGGGACATCTCAG ACTCACTCACTACAAGGGAGTGAACCTGTCTGACATCCAGCTCAACAGCTCCCAGGGGTTTGCTCAGCTCTCTCCAGGActgggaggcttcctggaggaggtgtggcAGCCCAG GGACAGCTGCGCTTCTGGTCAAATCGTTTCCCTCAGATGCTCTG AGTGTGGGACGAGGCCCCTGGCTTCCCGGATAGTTGGCGGGCAGGCCGTGGCTCCCGGGCGCTGGCCCTGGCAGGCCAGTGTGGCCCTGGGCTCCCGGCACAcgtgtgggggctctgtgctggccccACGCTGGGTGATGACGGCCGCACACTGCATGCACAG TTTTAGGCTGTCCCGGCTGTCCAGCTGGCGGGTGTACACGGGGCTGGTGAGCCACAGTGCCGTCAGGCCTCACCAGGGGGCTGTGGTGGAGAGGATCATCCCTCACCCCCTCTACAGCACCCAGAATCACGACTACGACGTCGCTCTCCTCCAGCTCCGGACACCGCTCAACTTCTCAG ACACCGTGGGTGCTGTGTGCCTGCCAGCTGAGAAGCAAGATTTCCCAAGGGGCTCACAGTGCTGGGTGTCTGGCTGGGGCCACACCGACCCCAGCCACA CCCACAACTCAGACACGCTGCAGGACACGGTGGTGCCCCTGCTGGGCACCCGGCTCTGCAACAGCTCCTGCATGTACAGCGGGGCCCTTACCCCCCGCATGCTGTGTGCCGGCTACGTGGACGGGAGGGCCGACGCGTGCCAG GGTGACAGCGGGGGCCCCCTGGTGTGCCTGGACGGGGGCACGTGGCACTTGGTGGGGGTGGTCAGCTGGGGCCGCGGCTGTGCGGAGCCCAATCATCCTGGCGTCTACGCCAAGGTTGCCGAGTTCCTGGACTGGATCCATGACACTGCGAGG CACAGAGAAGAGGCTATATAG
- the TMPRSS5 gene encoding transmembrane protease serine 5 isoform X4, protein MDAIQGIDDDVASQPARNWGSSLMPDGQAHMEPQYAEEGPGPGIFRAEPGDPLRRPEAQQQPTSQAGRWCPRRRGCVALGALALLAGASVGSWLLVLYLWPAASQPSPGNLQDEEMPLSCSEASGEEALLPSLPRTVSFRINPEGFLLAVQVRARPDWLLVCHEGWSSALGLRICQSLGHLRLTHYKGVNLSDIQLNSSQGFAQLSPGLGGFLEEVWQPRDSCASGQIVSLRCSECGTRPLASRIVGGQAVAPGRWPWQASVALGSRHTCGGSVLAPRWVMTAAHCMHSFRLSRLSSWRVYTGLVSHSAVRPHQGAVVERIIPHPLYSTQNHDYDVALLQLRTPLNFSDTVGAVCLPAEKQDFPRGSQCWVSGWGHTDPSHTHNSDTLQDTVVPLLGTRLCNSSCMYSGALTPRMLCAGYVDGRADACQGDSGGPLVCLDGGTWHLVGVVSWGRGCAEPNHPGVYAKVAEFLDWIHDTARARQMEEELQTQVQKARTSFRTRQSSPAGQPPGPGLSSRPWF, encoded by the exons agcctgatgccggaTGGCCAAGCCCACATGGAGCCTCAGTATGCAGAGGAGGGTCCAGGACCTGGGATCttcagagcagagccaggagaCCCACTGAGGAGGCCTGAGGCCCAGCAGCAGCCCA CCTCTCAGGCGGGGCGCTGGTGCCCAAGGCGGCGTGGCTGCGTGGCGCTGGGCGCCCTGGCGCTGCTGGCTGGTGCGAGCGTCGGCTCATGGCTTCTCG TGCTGTATCTGTGGCCAGCCGCCTCTCAGCCATCTCCCGGGAACTTGCAGGATGAGGAGATGCCTTTGAGCTGCTCAGAGGCCAGTGGTGAGGAAGCCCTGCTCCCTTCGCTTCCCAGAACAG TATCTTTCAGAATCAACCCTGAGGGCTTCTTGCTGGCAGTACAGGTGAGGGCTCGGCCAGACTGGCTCCTGGTCTGCCACGAGGGCTGGAGCTCTGCCCTGGGGCTGCGGATCTGCCAGAGCCTGGGACATCTCAG ACTCACTCACTACAAGGGAGTGAACCTGTCTGACATCCAGCTCAACAGCTCCCAGGGGTTTGCTCAGCTCTCTCCAGGActgggaggcttcctggaggaggtgtggcAGCCCAG GGACAGCTGCGCTTCTGGTCAAATCGTTTCCCTCAGATGCTCTG AGTGTGGGACGAGGCCCCTGGCTTCCCGGATAGTTGGCGGGCAGGCCGTGGCTCCCGGGCGCTGGCCCTGGCAGGCCAGTGTGGCCCTGGGCTCCCGGCACAcgtgtgggggctctgtgctggccccACGCTGGGTGATGACGGCCGCACACTGCATGCACAG TTTTAGGCTGTCCCGGCTGTCCAGCTGGCGGGTGTACACGGGGCTGGTGAGCCACAGTGCCGTCAGGCCTCACCAGGGGGCTGTGGTGGAGAGGATCATCCCTCACCCCCTCTACAGCACCCAGAATCACGACTACGACGTCGCTCTCCTCCAGCTCCGGACACCGCTCAACTTCTCAG ACACCGTGGGTGCTGTGTGCCTGCCAGCTGAGAAGCAAGATTTCCCAAGGGGCTCACAGTGCTGGGTGTCTGGCTGGGGCCACACCGACCCCAGCCACA CCCACAACTCAGACACGCTGCAGGACACGGTGGTGCCCCTGCTGGGCACCCGGCTCTGCAACAGCTCCTGCATGTACAGCGGGGCCCTTACCCCCCGCATGCTGTGTGCCGGCTACGTGGACGGGAGGGCCGACGCGTGCCAG GGTGACAGCGGGGGCCCCCTGGTGTGCCTGGACGGGGGCACGTGGCACTTGGTGGGGGTGGTCAGCTGGGGCCGCGGCTGTGCGGAGCCCAATCATCCTGGCGTCTACGCCAAGGTTGCCGAGTTCCTGGACTGGATCCATGACACTGCGAGG GCCCGCCAGATGGAGGAGGAGCTGCAGACCCAGGTGCAGAAGGCACGGACCTCCTTTCGCACAAGACAGTCATCGCCCGCAGGCCAGCCTCCGGGTCCGGGCCTCTCCTCTCGGCCCTGGTTTTGA
- the TMPRSS5 gene encoding transmembrane protease serine 5 isoform X6, with product MDAIQGIDDDVASQPARNWGSSLMPDGQAHMEPQYAEEGPGPGIFRAEPGDPLRRPEAQQQPTSQAGRWCPRRRGCVALGALALLAGASVGSWLLVLYLWPAASQPSPGNLQDEEMPLSCSEASGEEALLPSLPRTVSFRINPEGFLLAVQVRARPDWLLVCHEGWSSALGLRICQSLGHLRLTHYKGVNLSDIQLNSSQGFAQLSPGLGGFLEEVWQPRDSCASGQIVSLRCSECGTRPLASRIVGGQAVAPGRWPWQASVALGSRHTCGGSVLAPRWVMTAAHCMHSFRLSRLSSWRVYTGLVSHSAVRPHQGAVVERIIPHPLYSTQNHDYDVALLQLRTPLNFSDTVGAVCLPAEKQDFPRGSQCWVSGWGHTDPSHTHNSDTLQDTVVPLLGTRLCNSSCMYSGALTPRMLCAGYVDGRADACQGDSGGPLVCLDGGTWHLVGVVSWGRGCAEPNHPGVYAKVAEFLDWIHDTAR from the exons agcctgatgccggaTGGCCAAGCCCACATGGAGCCTCAGTATGCAGAGGAGGGTCCAGGACCTGGGATCttcagagcagagccaggagaCCCACTGAGGAGGCCTGAGGCCCAGCAGCAGCCCA CCTCTCAGGCGGGGCGCTGGTGCCCAAGGCGGCGTGGCTGCGTGGCGCTGGGCGCCCTGGCGCTGCTGGCTGGTGCGAGCGTCGGCTCATGGCTTCTCG TGCTGTATCTGTGGCCAGCCGCCTCTCAGCCATCTCCCGGGAACTTGCAGGATGAGGAGATGCCTTTGAGCTGCTCAGAGGCCAGTGGTGAGGAAGCCCTGCTCCCTTCGCTTCCCAGAACAG TATCTTTCAGAATCAACCCTGAGGGCTTCTTGCTGGCAGTACAGGTGAGGGCTCGGCCAGACTGGCTCCTGGTCTGCCACGAGGGCTGGAGCTCTGCCCTGGGGCTGCGGATCTGCCAGAGCCTGGGACATCTCAG ACTCACTCACTACAAGGGAGTGAACCTGTCTGACATCCAGCTCAACAGCTCCCAGGGGTTTGCTCAGCTCTCTCCAGGActgggaggcttcctggaggaggtgtggcAGCCCAG GGACAGCTGCGCTTCTGGTCAAATCGTTTCCCTCAGATGCTCTG AGTGTGGGACGAGGCCCCTGGCTTCCCGGATAGTTGGCGGGCAGGCCGTGGCTCCCGGGCGCTGGCCCTGGCAGGCCAGTGTGGCCCTGGGCTCCCGGCACAcgtgtgggggctctgtgctggccccACGCTGGGTGATGACGGCCGCACACTGCATGCACAG TTTTAGGCTGTCCCGGCTGTCCAGCTGGCGGGTGTACACGGGGCTGGTGAGCCACAGTGCCGTCAGGCCTCACCAGGGGGCTGTGGTGGAGAGGATCATCCCTCACCCCCTCTACAGCACCCAGAATCACGACTACGACGTCGCTCTCCTCCAGCTCCGGACACCGCTCAACTTCTCAG ACACCGTGGGTGCTGTGTGCCTGCCAGCTGAGAAGCAAGATTTCCCAAGGGGCTCACAGTGCTGGGTGTCTGGCTGGGGCCACACCGACCCCAGCCACA CCCACAACTCAGACACGCTGCAGGACACGGTGGTGCCCCTGCTGGGCACCCGGCTCTGCAACAGCTCCTGCATGTACAGCGGGGCCCTTACCCCCCGCATGCTGTGTGCCGGCTACGTGGACGGGAGGGCCGACGCGTGCCAG GGTGACAGCGGGGGCCCCCTGGTGTGCCTGGACGGGGGCACGTGGCACTTGGTGGGGGTGGTCAGCTGGGGCCGCGGCTGTGCGGAGCCCAATCATCCTGGCGTCTACGCCAAGGTTGCCGAGTTCCTGGACTGGATCCATGACACTGCGAGG